One Planctomycetaceae bacterium genomic region harbors:
- a CDS encoding SDR family oxidoreductase has protein sequence MFRSMVIAAMADSGKCDLPRFPRTCAKVVVCAKFPQMSFASLHEKRIVVTGSSSGIGRAIAVECAAAGSDIVISCRASRPKAEIVADEIRRAGRKADVLVADIADDNSRSEFVSRCFETGRVDAVVNNAGADLLTGALRDAPFSVKLKTLLDVDVCGTVELSRAFGQRFLKQGHGSILTIGWDQSDRGMEGDSGELFSTAKIAIMGFTRSLSLSLAPTVRVNCIAPGWIKTDWGESASDYWQQRVLNETPLKRWGLPQDVAAMARFLLSDEASYITGQVLNVNGGAVR, from the coding sequence GTGTTTCGAAGCATGGTCATCGCTGCGATGGCGGATTCCGGGAAATGCGATCTGCCGCGATTCCCGCGAACCTGCGCGAAGGTTGTTGTTTGTGCTAAGTTCCCGCAGATGTCGTTCGCATCGCTTCACGAAAAACGAATCGTCGTCACCGGCTCGTCCAGCGGAATCGGCCGGGCTATCGCCGTGGAATGCGCCGCGGCGGGATCGGATATCGTGATCAGTTGCCGAGCGTCTCGCCCCAAAGCGGAGATCGTTGCCGATGAAATTCGCAGGGCAGGCCGAAAAGCGGATGTTCTGGTCGCTGACATCGCTGATGACAATTCTCGGTCGGAGTTCGTGTCACGGTGCTTCGAAACGGGGCGAGTCGACGCGGTCGTCAACAATGCCGGAGCGGATCTGCTGACGGGAGCACTCCGCGACGCGCCGTTTTCGGTCAAGCTCAAGACGCTGCTGGACGTGGATGTCTGCGGCACCGTCGAGCTGTCGCGGGCATTCGGCCAGAGGTTCCTCAAACAGGGACACGGCAGCATTCTGACGATCGGGTGGGATCAGTCTGATCGCGGCATGGAAGGCGACAGCGGCGAACTGTTTTCCACCGCCAAAATCGCGATCATGGGATTCACGCGATCGCTGTCACTGAGTCTGGCTCCAACCGTGCGAGTCAACTGCATTGCTCCCGGCTGGATCAAAACCGACTGGGGCGAATCCGCCAGCGATTACTGGCAACAGCGAGTCCTGAACGAAACTCCGCTGAAACGCTGGGGTCTGCCGCAGGACGTCGCGGCGATGGCTCGCTTCCTGCTCAGCGACGAAGCGTCGTACATCACCGGCCAGGTGCTCAACGTCAACGGCGGGGCCGTGCGGTGA
- a CDS encoding DUF6513 domain-containing protein: MSTSSIPDSESSILFVTGRLAEASLRETVALLSSKLGFRYEIAVPGVQVAALLHVDLLLKRLQVPASVNRVILPGWCQGDLKLLEAHFQTPFELGPRDLRDLPQHFGLGRRADVSLDGYSIEIIAEINHATRMPLEAVVAEAKAMAAAGADVIDIGCVPGESSCRVGEIVAALRHEKLRVSIDSFDRSEVTQAVEAGAELILSCNRSNVDWITTLEAEVVAIPDMPNDLRSLDDLIERLEARGTEFRVDPIIEPIGMGFTRSLRRYMEVRERYPDAAMMMGVGNVTELTEVDSAGVNMLLAAVCEELGIQSVLTTQVINWCRSTVSELNAARRLVHYAVTNQVIPKHLDSSLVMLRDSRLKELSPTAIESLARSVTDSHFRIFAEQGGLHLINRHGHWHGESPSAIFEAALNHDANSIDASHAFYLGYELARAEIARHLGKNYTQDESMTWGLPGPLAASAAVSHHRSGETQ; this comes from the coding sequence ATGTCAACTTCTTCAATCCCCGATTCCGAATCCTCGATCCTGTTCGTCACCGGCCGACTTGCTGAAGCCAGCCTTCGCGAGACGGTGGCACTGTTGTCGTCGAAGCTCGGGTTTCGGTACGAAATCGCCGTGCCCGGAGTTCAGGTCGCCGCGCTGCTGCATGTGGACCTGCTGCTGAAGCGTCTGCAGGTCCCCGCGTCCGTCAATCGCGTCATTCTGCCGGGATGGTGCCAGGGTGATCTGAAATTGCTGGAAGCCCATTTCCAGACCCCGTTTGAACTCGGCCCCCGGGATCTTCGCGATCTGCCGCAGCATTTCGGACTGGGAAGACGCGCCGACGTATCGCTTGACGGATACTCCATCGAAATCATCGCCGAGATCAATCACGCCACGCGAATGCCGCTGGAGGCCGTTGTGGCAGAAGCAAAGGCGATGGCGGCGGCCGGTGCGGACGTTATCGATATCGGTTGTGTTCCCGGCGAATCCTCCTGCCGCGTCGGCGAAATCGTCGCCGCTCTGCGACACGAGAAGCTGCGTGTCTCCATTGACAGCTTCGACCGCAGCGAAGTCACGCAGGCGGTTGAAGCCGGGGCGGAGCTGATTCTCAGTTGCAACCGATCAAACGTCGACTGGATCACGACGCTCGAGGCGGAAGTTGTGGCGATCCCTGACATGCCGAATGATCTCAGATCGCTGGATGACCTGATCGAGCGGCTGGAGGCCCGGGGCACGGAGTTCCGAGTCGACCCGATCATTGAACCAATCGGCATGGGGTTTACGCGGTCGCTGCGGCGGTACATGGAAGTTCGCGAACGGTACCCGGACGCAGCGATGATGATGGGCGTGGGCAATGTCACGGAATTGACCGAAGTCGATTCCGCCGGTGTCAATATGCTGCTGGCGGCTGTGTGTGAGGAACTGGGGATTCAAAGTGTCCTGACGACTCAGGTCATCAACTGGTGCCGTTCGACGGTTTCGGAACTGAACGCCGCTCGGCGGCTGGTTCACTACGCCGTCACGAATCAGGTGATTCCGAAGCATCTGGATTCGTCGCTTGTCATGCTGCGGGACTCGCGACTGAAGGAATTGTCGCCAACCGCGATCGAATCGCTGGCCCGGTCGGTCACCGATTCGCACTTTCGGATCTTCGCGGAGCAGGGCGGGCTGCATCTGATAAACCGGCACGGACACTGGCACGGAGAAAGTCCTTCCGCGATATTCGAAGCGGCACTGAATCACGACGCCAACAGCATCGACGCCAGTCACGCGTTTTATCTCGGTTACGAGCTGGCTCGTGCGGAGATTGCCCGGCATCTGGGAAAAAACTACACGCAGGATGAGTCGATGACGTGGGGACTGCCGGGTCCGCTGGCCGCATCGGCAGCGGTGTCGCATCATCGAAGTGGCGAAACGCAATAA
- the pabB gene encoding aminodeoxychorismate synthase component I — protein sequence MSPNAHIQELDSGLGVIDVLRRFAGEDFLVLLDSAARIRARDSRYTFLTADPIETAEIDRCSYGDDPFAIPTQWQTRLSRKLPATAPPFCGGIAGLISYEVGHAFERLPRAQRDDLHTPVIAAGLFDWAIVWDHIEKSVRLWVLAVDDDRTAVNRRVEWVLTKLNTPAPEPSERHKGDTGSVLLDGHELELRCDVRSNFSRDRYLKAVKEVIEYIRAGDIFQANLSQQLTAEWKGSAVDLYRGVRRQNPAPFCGLLQRGNFAVVSASPERFLRVSQGRFVETRPIKGTRRRQRSPIANLFTSDALVASEKDRAENVMIVDLLRNDLSRVCRPGSVRVTGLCEIEMFETVQHLVSTVVGEIATGKNVWDLLAACVPGGSITGAPKIRAMEIITELEQTARGAYCGNLFYCGPQADFDSSILIRTFTLKNGVLQFPVGGGIVADSHPADEYEETLHKASGMLRVLDKS from the coding sequence GTGTCACCCAACGCGCACATACAGGAACTTGATTCCGGTCTCGGCGTCATTGACGTCCTGCGGCGTTTCGCCGGGGAAGACTTTCTGGTGCTGCTGGACAGTGCAGCCAGGATTCGGGCGCGAGACTCGCGGTATACATTCCTGACAGCCGATCCGATCGAAACCGCCGAAATCGATCGCTGCAGCTACGGCGACGATCCGTTCGCGATCCCGACACAATGGCAGACGCGACTTTCCAGGAAACTTCCGGCAACGGCTCCGCCATTCTGTGGTGGAATCGCCGGTCTGATCTCCTATGAAGTCGGGCACGCCTTCGAACGGCTTCCCCGCGCGCAGCGCGATGACCTGCACACGCCGGTGATCGCAGCCGGATTGTTCGACTGGGCGATCGTGTGGGACCACATCGAAAAGTCCGTGCGGCTGTGGGTGCTGGCCGTCGACGACGACCGGACGGCGGTGAACCGGCGAGTCGAATGGGTGCTGACAAAGCTGAACACCCCTGCACCTGAGCCGAGCGAACGGCACAAAGGCGATACCGGCTCAGTTCTCCTGGACGGGCATGAACTAGAACTTCGCTGTGATGTGCGGTCCAACTTTTCGCGTGACCGGTACCTGAAGGCCGTCAAGGAAGTCATTGAGTACATTCGCGCGGGTGACATCTTTCAGGCGAATTTGTCTCAGCAACTGACGGCCGAATGGAAGGGTTCGGCCGTTGACCTGTATCGCGGCGTTCGTCGTCAGAATCCCGCACCGTTCTGCGGGCTGTTGCAGCGTGGAAACTTCGCCGTTGTGAGTGCGTCGCCGGAACGGTTTCTCAGAGTGTCGCAGGGGCGGTTCGTCGAGACCAGGCCGATCAAGGGAACGCGCCGCCGTCAGCGGTCGCCGATCGCCAATCTGTTCACGTCCGACGCCCTCGTCGCCAGCGAAAAGGATCGCGCGGAGAACGTGATGATTGTCGATCTGCTGCGGAACGACCTGTCCCGAGTCTGTCGGCCGGGGAGTGTGCGCGTTACGGGGCTTTGTGAAATTGAGATGTTTGAGACTGTTCAGCACCTGGTATCGACGGTCGTAGGGGAAATTGCGACGGGCAAAAACGTGTGGGATCTGCTGGCCGCGTGCGTTCCAGGCGGATCGATCACCGGAGCCCCAAAGATCCGCGCGATGGAAATCATCACGGAACTTGAACAAACCGCGCGCGGCGCCTATTGCGGCAACCTGTTCTACTGCGGACCGCAGGCAGACTTCGACAGCAGCATCCTGATCCGCACGTTCACATTGAAAAACGGAGTTCTGCAGTTTCCCGTCGGCGGCGGCATCGTAGCGGACTCGCATCCGGCGGATGAATATGAGGAGACACTTCATAAGGCGTCCGGCATGCTGCGGGTGCTCGACAAAAGCTGA